In Nocardioides nitrophenolicus, the genomic window GCAAAGTCGGCCGTCCGGATCCGGACAACGGCCTTGTGGCGACGGTCACATCCCTTCTAGGTTGCGGATTGCAACGTTTCAACCAGGAGGACCCCCCCATGACCCCACGCCGCCGGCTCCTGACCTCCACGGTCGCGGCAGCCACCCTCACCCTCGGCATGCTGACGGGAGCGCCCTTCGCCGGGACCGCGCCCGCCGTGGCAGCGCCGGCCGCCGTCGACGACGGCCTCGCCGTCACCGGCCTGCAGACCAACGGCCGCACCACGCCGCTGGGCGTCGGCGCCGACGACGTGGTCTTCGGCTGGCGCTCCACGTCCGCGGCCCGCGGCGCGGTGCAGAGCGCCTACGAGCTCGAGGTGTCGGAGGCCGACGGGGGAGCGAAGGTCTGGTCGTCCGGCAAGGTCGACTCCGACGACCAGCTCGACATCGCCTACGGCGGCCCGACGCTCGCCTCGCAGACCCGCTACAGCTGGCGGGTGCGGGTGTGGGACGGCGCGGGCCAGGCCGGCGGGTGGAGCGACCCGACCTGGTTCGAGACCGGCCTGCTGGACGCGAGCGACTGGGGCGACGCGGAGTGGGTCGGCGCGCCCGCCGACGTCGAGGCCGCCAAGTGGACCGACTACACGGCCGACTTCGACTTCACCCTCGACAACCTGGTCTTCGCGGCGATGATCCGCAGCGCGAACACCAACAACGGCTACATGTGGCAGGTCAAGGCCGTCGGCAACCAGGCCCTGTTCCGGCCGCACACCAAGATCAACGGCAGCTACGCCTCGCTCGGCGACGTCGACATCAGCTCGATCATCACCGCCGACGAACTGCGCACCGGTGAGCACCGGATGAGCGTGACCGTCGACGGCAACACCATCACCACCTCGATCGACGGCGAGCAGATCGACTCCCGCACCCGGACGAACTTCGCCCAGGGCTTCGTCGGCTTCCGGACCTCGGTCGCGACCGAGGGCACCGAGGCGTTCACCGTCCACGCCGTGCACGTGCAGGCCAAGAACGGCACCGTGCTGCTCGACACCGACTTCACCGACGGCAACCCGTTCAAGGGCGGCACCCTGGTGAGCGACGGCCTGGAGGTCAAGGGCAACCAGGAGTTCCTCTGGCGCTCGCCCGACGACAACCTGCCGCTGCTGCGCACCGACTTCGCCACCGAGAGCGGCAAGACCATCGAGCGCGCCCGGATCTACGCCACCGCCCGTGGCATCTACGAGCTGACGCTCAACGGCGAGCCGGTCGGCGACCAGCACCTGGCCCCGGGCTGGACCGACTACAACACCCGCTTCCAGCACCAGACCTACGACGTCACCGACCAGGTCCGCGAGGGTGACAACGGGCTGGGCGCCACCATGGGCAACGGCTGGTGGGGCGGCAAGGTCGGCATGTGGGGACCGGGCGTCTACGGCAACCGGCTCTCGCTGCTCGCCCGGCTGCGCATCGACTACACCGACGGCACCAGCCAGTGGGTCGACTCGGGCGACGGCTGGACCACCCACGCCGGCCCGTACCTCGCGGCGGACAACATCGACGGCGAGACCTTCGACGCCCGCCTGGCCCAGCCCGGCTGGGACCAGCCCGGCTACGACGACAGCGGCTGGACGCCCGCGGTTGCCCGCGAGTCGGCGACGGCGCTCGTCGTACCCCAGCCCGACGAGCCGGTGCGCACGACCCAGGAGCTCGACGTCGTCGAGCGCACCGAGCCGACGCCCGGGACCTTCGTCTACGACCTCGGCCAGAACATGGTCGGCGTCGCGCGGATGGTGCTGACCGGCCAGCCCGGGACCACCGTCAAGGTCCGCTACGGCGAGATGCTCAACCCCGACGGCACTCTCTACACCGCCAACCTGCGCGCCGCGAAGGTGACGGACTACTACACCTTCGGCGCCGGCGGCACGGTCACCTACGAGCCGGCGTTGACCCAGCACGGCTTCCGCTACGTCGAGATCACCGGCGCCAGCACGCCGCCCGCCGCGAGCGACGTCACCGGCGTGGTGTGGGGCTCCGACCTGCCGGCCACCGGCGACCTCGAGACGTCCAGCCCGATGCTCAACCAGCTCCTCAGCAACATCTCGTGGGGCCAGCGCGGCAACTTCGTCTCGATCCCGACCGACACCCCCGCCCGCGACGAGCGACTCGGCTGGACCGGTGACATCAACGTCTTCGCCCCGACCGCGAGCTACCTGCGCGACACCCGGGCGTTCCTCTCCAAGTGGATGACGGACCTGAGCGACGCGGCGTACGACGACGGCAACCTGCCGGGCATCGCCCCGGTCCCGCCGGGCATCGACCTCGGCACCGGGCTCGGCTGGTCCGACGCCGGCATCACGGTGCCGTACGCCGTCTTCAAGGCGCAGGGCGACACCGCGATCGTGCGCCAGAGCTACGCGCTGATGACCAAGTACCTCGACCTGGTCGAGGCCGGGGCGGGTGCCGACCTGATCGACACCGCGCGCGGCAACTGGAACGACTGGCTCAACCTCGACGACCCGACCCCGGTGGGCGTGCTCGGCACGGCCTACTACGCCGAGGACGCCCGGATGCTCGCGGAGATGGCCGCGGCCATCGGCGAGGACGCCGACGCCGCGCGGTTCGCGCAGCTCTCGGCCGACGTCCGGGCCGCGTTCGGCGCGGAGTTCGTCGCGGCCGACGGCACCGTCACCGGCAACAGCCAGACCGGCTACGCGATGGCGCTGGGCATGGACCTGGTGCCCGACGAGCTGCGGGACGCGGTGGCCGCGAAGTTCGTGGCCAAGCTCGCCGCGAGCGACAACCACCTGACCACCGGGTTCCTCGGGACGCCGTGGCTGCTCCCCGCGCTGACCTCGATCGACCGCGACGACCTCGCCTACGAGCTGCTTCTGCACGAGGACTACCCCTCGTGGGGCTACGAGGTCGCGATGGGCGCCACGACCATGTGGGAGCGGTGGAACTCGATCAACCCGGACGGCTCCTTCGGCGACGTCGGCATGAACTCCTTCAACCACTACGCCTACGGCGCGGTCGGCGACTGGATGTACCAGAATATCGGCGGGATCAGCCCGCTCGAGCCGGGCTATCGCAGGTTCCGGGTCGCCCCGGCCGTGGACGGCGCGCTGAGCGACGCCCGTGGCGAGTACGACTCGGTCTACGGCACCATCGCCACCGACTGGAAGCGGCAGGGAGACGACCTCACCCTGGCGGTCGACGTACCTGTCAACACCACCGCCGAGGTGGTGCTGCCCGCGGCCAACACCTGGGCCGTCACCGAGGGCGGTGACCTCCTCCCCGACGTGACGGGCGTCCAGGACGTCAGCAGCGCCGACGGCGAGGTCGTCGTGACCGTCGGGTCGGGCAGCTACGACTTCACCGTGACCGCGTCCGACGCGCCCCTGGGGACGGTCCTCGACCTGATCGCGGCCGCCCGCGAGCACGTCGGCGACACGGTGTCGGCCGGTGACCTGGCCGACGCCGACGGGACGCACCTGACAGAGGGCCTCGACGAGGCCCGGGACGAGGTGCTCGCGGCCCGCACCGCCGAGGGCGATGCCGTCGCCGAGCACCTGGTGACCGCGCTCGACGCGATCCGCGACCTGCGCACCTGGCTCGGAGGGAGCGAGGTGGACGGACCCGTCCGCGGCGACGTCGACCGTCGTCTGGCCGCCGTCGAGCAGGCGCTCGCCCGCCTGGTGATGTCGACCAACGGCCTGGCGGTCAGCCTGCCGCCGGTCGACGCACCGGTGGCGGCGGGGAGCGAGGTGACCGGGGCCGTCGTCGTCGCCAACGACGGTGACGCCGAGGTCTCCGACCTGACCGCGACCGTCGAGGTCGACGGCTGGACGCCGGCGAGCGTCGCGCTCGCCGACCTCGCACCCGGCGCGAGCGCCGAGCTCCCGGTGACCCTGCGGGTCCCGGCGAACGCGGCCGCCGGAGGCCATGACGCCACGGTGCAGGTCTCCTTCACCCTGGACGGCCACGACTACACGGTCGACGACGCCACCGCGGACTGGGTCCGGGTCGACTCCGGTCTCGGCATCGGCGACATCACGGCGGAGCCCACCGGCGAGGACCCGGTCGAGCGGGTCGTCCTGGACGTTCCGGTGCACAACGCCGGCGACCGCGACACCCGGGTGTCCGCCGCGGTGCGCGGCCTGCCCGCCGGCTGGCGGGCGGTGCCCTCCGCCGAGACGGTGGTCCCCGCCGGGGAGACGGTCACCGCGAAGGTGCCGGTGGCGGTGCCGCTCGACCTGGTCGGCGGGAAGGTCGACCTCACGGTCGACGTCCGGCAGGCCGGCCGGACGACGGTGTCCAAGGCGACGAGCGTGACCGTCGACCTGCCCCACCCGCCCACGGCGCAGGCCGTCGACCACGTCGACTTCGGCGCCTCGGCGTCGGAGCAGGCGCACGGGCTGCAGGCCTCGGCGAGCAGCGGCACCAACAGCGAGGCGGGCTACACCCGGCGCTACGCGCACTCGGCCTACCCCGGCTCCTGGTACTCCGTCGAGGTGAGCGTGCCGGCCGGTGAGCCGTTCGTGATCCGCAACCTGGAGACCTACGACGGCGCGCGGACCAAGAAGTACAACGTCTACGTCGACGGTGTGCTGGTGAAGACCCAGCTGGTGCCCCGCAGCGAGCCGGGCGCCGGGATCAAGGTCTACGACCTGCTCGTCGACGACCCGGCGGTGCTGCCCGCCGACGGGACGGCGCGGATCAAGTACGAGTACCCGCTCGACGCCTCCGGCTACTTCGACCCGTCGATCGCCGACATGTGGGTGCTGCCGCTGGGCGACGACACGCGGGCGCCGGACGTCTCGGCCACCGTCACCGGCGGTGTGCCGGGGACGGGCGGCTGGTACGCCTCGCCGGTCACCGTCGAGGTGGCGGCCGCCGACGGTCGCGACCCGGCGCCGGCCGTCGAGGTCGGCCAGGACGCGGGCTGGCAGGCCTACGCCGGTCCGGTCGGCATCGCCGCGGAGGGCGAGCACACCGTCTCCTACCGGGCCACCGACGCGGCGGGCAACCGGTCGCCGGTCGGCACCCTGAAGGTCGGCATCGACCTGACGCCGCCCACCACGGTCCTCACGATGGAGCGGGGCAGTGGCGTGGACGGGTCCGACCGGGCGCGGCTCGCGCTCACCGCGGAGGACGCGCTGAGCGGCGTGGCCACCACCCGCTACCGGATCGACGGCGGCGCGTGGCAGCGCGCGGACGACAGCCCGGTCCAGGTCGAGGGCTACGGCGACCACGTCGTCGAGTACGCCTCGACCGACCTCGCCGGCAACACCGAGGCGGTGCACCGCACCACGGTGACCCTCGCCGACGTCGACCAGATCGCCGCGGTGGTGGCTCCCCAGGTGACGGGGCTCGCGCAGTACGGCGCCACCCTGACCGCGACCGACGGCTCGTGGAACACCAAGGGGCTGGACCTCTCGCGCGAGTGGCTGCGGGACGGGAAGCCGATCCCGGGCGCGACCGGCTCGACGTACGTCGTCGGGGTGGCGGACCTGGGCACCCGGCTCTCGGTGCGGGTCACGGCCAGCAAGGCCGGTGGGAGCGGGGTCGCCGACTCCGCCGCCGTCGGTCCGGTGACCGCGGCCGAGCTGGCCCTCGGCGCCCCGGTCGTCTCCGGCAAGGCCCGGGTGGGCAAGCGGCTGACGGCGAGCCTGGCGGTGCCGGCCGGAGCCACGGTGAGCTACCAGTGGTTCGCGGGCAAGAAGGCGGTCAAGGGCGCGACGGCGAGCTCGCTGCGGCTGGCCGCGAAGCTCAGCGGCAAGCGGATCAGCGTGCGCGTGACGGTGTCCCTCCCGGGCCACCAGACCGCGACGGTGACCAGCGCCAGGACCGCCAAGGTCAAGCGGCGCTGATCTCCGAGCGCCACGACGGCGGAACGGCCCAACCGCGTGACTCGCGGTTGGGCCGTTTCGGCGGTACGGTATGAATCGTTTCAAGAGCCAAGAGGTGGGAGAGTGGGCGGCATGCGGGTCGCGCTGATGGTCACCTGCGTCAACGACGCCATGTTCCCCGGCACGGGCCAGGCCGTCGTCCGCCTGCTGCGCCGGCTCGGCGTCGACGTCGACTTCCCCCAGGCGCAGACCTGCTGCGGGCAGCCGATGGTCAACACCGGCTACCTCGACGAGGCGGTGCCCGCGGTGCGCTCCTTCGTCCGCGCCTTCGAGGGCTACGACGCCGTCGTGACCCCGTCCGGCTCCTGCGCCGGGTCCGCGCGCCACCAGCACCGGCTGGTCGCCGAGCGCTCCGGCGACCCCGGGCTCGCGGCCGCGGTCGCCGAGACGTCGCCCCGGACCTACGAGCTCAGCGAGTTCCTCGTCGACGTGCTCGGGGTGACCGACGTCGGCGCCTACTTCCCCCACTCGGTGACCTACCACCCCACCTGCCACTCCCTGCGGATGCTCGGCGTCGGCGACCGGCCGCGCCGGCTGCTCGAGCGGGTCCGCGGCCTGCGGCTGGTCGACCTGCCGAAGGCGGAGGAGTGCTGCGGCTTCGGCGGCACCTTCGCCCTCAAGAACGCCGACACCTCCGTGGCGATGGGCTCCGACAAGGCCCGCCACGTCCGGGAGACCGGCGCCGAGGTGCTGGTCGCCGGCGACAACTCCTGCCTGATGCACATCGGCGGCGTGCTCGGGCGGGGGCGGGCCGGCGTCCGGGTGCTCCACCTAGCCGAGATCCTCGCCTCCACCGAGGAGCAGCCCGCATGACCGGAACCTTCGTCGGCATGCCCGCCTTCCCCTCCGCCGCCCGCGCGGCGCTCGCCGACACCCAGCTGCGCCACAACCTGGCCCACGCCACCGGCGTGATCCGCGGCAAGCGGGCCGCCGTGGTCGGCGAGGTCGACAACTGGGAGGAGCTGCGC contains:
- a CDS encoding family 78 glycoside hydrolase catalytic domain, with product MTPRRRLLTSTVAAATLTLGMLTGAPFAGTAPAVAAPAAVDDGLAVTGLQTNGRTTPLGVGADDVVFGWRSTSAARGAVQSAYELEVSEADGGAKVWSSGKVDSDDQLDIAYGGPTLASQTRYSWRVRVWDGAGQAGGWSDPTWFETGLLDASDWGDAEWVGAPADVEAAKWTDYTADFDFTLDNLVFAAMIRSANTNNGYMWQVKAVGNQALFRPHTKINGSYASLGDVDISSIITADELRTGEHRMSVTVDGNTITTSIDGEQIDSRTRTNFAQGFVGFRTSVATEGTEAFTVHAVHVQAKNGTVLLDTDFTDGNPFKGGTLVSDGLEVKGNQEFLWRSPDDNLPLLRTDFATESGKTIERARIYATARGIYELTLNGEPVGDQHLAPGWTDYNTRFQHQTYDVTDQVREGDNGLGATMGNGWWGGKVGMWGPGVYGNRLSLLARLRIDYTDGTSQWVDSGDGWTTHAGPYLAADNIDGETFDARLAQPGWDQPGYDDSGWTPAVARESATALVVPQPDEPVRTTQELDVVERTEPTPGTFVYDLGQNMVGVARMVLTGQPGTTVKVRYGEMLNPDGTLYTANLRAAKVTDYYTFGAGGTVTYEPALTQHGFRYVEITGASTPPAASDVTGVVWGSDLPATGDLETSSPMLNQLLSNISWGQRGNFVSIPTDTPARDERLGWTGDINVFAPTASYLRDTRAFLSKWMTDLSDAAYDDGNLPGIAPVPPGIDLGTGLGWSDAGITVPYAVFKAQGDTAIVRQSYALMTKYLDLVEAGAGADLIDTARGNWNDWLNLDDPTPVGVLGTAYYAEDARMLAEMAAAIGEDADAARFAQLSADVRAAFGAEFVAADGTVTGNSQTGYAMALGMDLVPDELRDAVAAKFVAKLAASDNHLTTGFLGTPWLLPALTSIDRDDLAYELLLHEDYPSWGYEVAMGATTMWERWNSINPDGSFGDVGMNSFNHYAYGAVGDWMYQNIGGISPLEPGYRRFRVAPAVDGALSDARGEYDSVYGTIATDWKRQGDDLTLAVDVPVNTTAEVVLPAANTWAVTEGGDLLPDVTGVQDVSSADGEVVVTVGSGSYDFTVTASDAPLGTVLDLIAAAREHVGDTVSAGDLADADGTHLTEGLDEARDEVLAARTAEGDAVAEHLVTALDAIRDLRTWLGGSEVDGPVRGDVDRRLAAVEQALARLVMSTNGLAVSLPPVDAPVAAGSEVTGAVVVANDGDAEVSDLTATVEVDGWTPASVALADLAPGASAELPVTLRVPANAAAGGHDATVQVSFTLDGHDYTVDDATADWVRVDSGLGIGDITAEPTGEDPVERVVLDVPVHNAGDRDTRVSAAVRGLPAGWRAVPSAETVVPAGETVTAKVPVAVPLDLVGGKVDLTVDVRQAGRTTVSKATSVTVDLPHPPTAQAVDHVDFGASASEQAHGLQASASSGTNSEAGYTRRYAHSAYPGSWYSVEVSVPAGEPFVIRNLETYDGARTKKYNVYVDGVLVKTQLVPRSEPGAGIKVYDLLVDDPAVLPADGTARIKYEYPLDASGYFDPSIADMWVLPLGDDTRAPDVSATVTGGVPGTGGWYASPVTVEVAAADGRDPAPAVEVGQDAGWQAYAGPVGIAAEGEHTVSYRATDAAGNRSPVGTLKVGIDLTPPTTVLTMERGSGVDGSDRARLALTAEDALSGVATTRYRIDGGAWQRADDSPVQVEGYGDHVVEYASTDLAGNTEAVHRTTVTLADVDQIAAVVAPQVTGLAQYGATLTATDGSWNTKGLDLSREWLRDGKPIPGATGSTYVVGVADLGTRLSVRVTASKAGGSGVADSAAVGPVTAAELALGAPVVSGKARVGKRLTASLAVPAGATVSYQWFAGKKAVKGATASSLRLAAKLSGKRISVRVTVSLPGHQTATVTSARTAKVKRR
- a CDS encoding (Fe-S)-binding protein, whose product is MRVALMVTCVNDAMFPGTGQAVVRLLRRLGVDVDFPQAQTCCGQPMVNTGYLDEAVPAVRSFVRAFEGYDAVVTPSGSCAGSARHQHRLVAERSGDPGLAAAVAETSPRTYELSEFLVDVLGVTDVGAYFPHSVTYHPTCHSLRMLGVGDRPRRLLERVRGLRLVDLPKAEECCGFGGTFALKNADTSVAMGSDKARHVRETGAEVLVAGDNSCLMHIGGVLGRGRAGVRVLHLAEILASTEEQPA